The following DNA comes from Erigeron canadensis isolate Cc75 chromosome 3, C_canadensis_v1, whole genome shotgun sequence.
TCACATGAGCTCCTAGAAGTTAAACTAATTTGACAGTCACCCTGTATCTTGTTTCTTTTTGCAATCTGGCAGTTAAATAACGAACTGGGTCCTTACAAAATGAAGTCAACAATGGCAAGGGCTGCTACTGGACCAATGCTATTGCCTGAGTTTCCGCTAGCCGGCGATCTTTGTGCCTTGGTTATCTCCACCTGTGTTGCAGTCATTGAGCTGCGAATTTTTGAAGAAACTGCAAAAAGAGGGCTATTTGACCAGGTGTATTATTCACGCCTCGATCATCCAAGctttcatattatttttgttttcctttataCTACTTTTgacaaaatctttttaactaggAAAAATATGCATTTAACTAAAGGATTGTTGTCTAACATGTGTTAgagcatttttaaaaaaataacaaattgtCATTCAATTACATCTTTTATGTGCACTCATGATACATGCTAGATAATCCCTTTGATTCAAGGATATAAGTGGTATTTCAACAAGTAAGTGATAAATTTgtattactttaatttataactaaaatactTGTAGCATTTCGACCGAACTTCTATGTAGTTTTGAGCTTTGCAAATGAATTAGAAATCATATGTTGTTTTATAGTGATAGTCATGTTAGGCTAAGAGTAGTCGCAATGCGTTAGTAAATGTCTCATTAGTCAACACCATTAGGTTTGTAACTCACCATTCACCAATTATTAGGTCACTCATGGGTGGGATGATGGATGGAATAAATAGACTTGTGTTGGATGTTTAACggattattgatataaatggtGGGCTCTTATAAACTAGTGGTGACATTGGGGATGGGTATTTTTTATGTGGCGCTAATAGAGACCAGTTATCCTGGTAACATTTTTTGTGCAATTTCcctttttttcttataacttatatttgtatgcatttattttctcatatttttttttaccagaAACTAAACAGGAAGCTTTTGCATTTAACTTTTGGCCCGATATTCATGCTATGCTGGCCCCTCTTTAGGTAAGTTAAAGAAGTAACAAAGAATGGGACGTTTTTGTTATTTCATGCATGATGAAGAATTGATGATGATGGTATTGTTTACATTGTTACAGTTCGGGGTGGCAAGGAGCAATTCTGGCAGCACTTGTTCCTGGTGTCAACATAGCCAACGTGCTTCTCATCGGACTTGGAATAGTGAAAGACGAAGCCACTGTTAAATCTATGAGCAGATATGGAGACTACAGGTTCTGAGATTTTTAATATACATTGTTACTTACTTGTACTGTAGATgtgtcaaaatgggtgggttgggtaactgaTCAAGTGGGTAACTTTCTTGGTACGGGTTAAAATGTGTTGGGATCACCCAAAACATTACATTCACAAAACTTTACACTTTCAATAATTTATAAGTGTCTATTATGgttaaaagtttatgttatcaatttatatcaacaataaaagtttttgaaaaaatgatttaggaggttttgaTGCATTCAAAAAACACTTTGCAAGACTTTTAACCGTCCTGACTAACTCCACTTTAGCTAATGTCTTGATTTACATGCCTGACTCACTAGAATAAAATTGACATAGACCGAATCGACCCAGTCATAAGTATATCGATCAGAATGGTTACCTCTATTCTGTGTGGATACCGTCAAATTACCAAGGTTCATGAGATCCGTtatgttgttttattttgtacAAGGGAACTTATTAAGGGTCCAATGTACTATGCTATTACAATCACTCTGTGTTGTGCAATCTACTGGAGAACGTCTCCGATTGCCATTGCTGCTATTTGCAATCTTTGTGCTGGAGATGGTAACGACTCTTTATGTGATTAGAAAACAATATCCTTATTCTAATTTACCAATACCATTTTTGTCTAGAGTCTTATTCTCTTGACCTTATTGTTGCTCCAGGTATTGCTGACATTATTGGGAGGCGGTTTGGAAAGAAGAAGCTCCCTTATAATACCGATAAATCTTTTGCTGGGTCCATCAGCATGGCAATTGCTGGTTTCATAGCATCTGTCTGGTAACCTATATACTGCATAAAGCCTCCTggatacttttaaacaaaagcATATTAGTATTGAAATGATACTTGTGTTAATTATATATCTGGAGTCCTAAATTAACCCACTGATCTGGTATATTTTGACACCTACACAGTCAAACCATTTGATCTGAACCGATTTTACCACATTGCCTGATACGTGCCACCCTCAGTATACTAAAACACAGATTTGGGAAAAGATACCGAGTGATATATAACTCTCTGATAGGGTCCCCAGACCGTTGGAAGAGTGTTCATTTACATTGTCGTTAAAGTATCACTACTTTATACTAGTTCATTTTTGGTTAAGAGTTCAGTCCCTTGGGGTTTGAACTTGAAGAGCCTAGCTATTGTGAATTTCTGATGTAATGTTGGTGATGTGTTTAGGTACATGTACTATTATTCAATGTTTGGCTTCGTTGAGAAACGTTTTGGAACGGTGGTTGGGTTTTTAGTGGTGTCCATTACAAGCGCATTCGTTGAGTCCCATCCGATAAGCACCAAGTTAGATGACAATCTCACGGTGCCACTTTCCTCTGTGTTGCTAGGAACTTTGGTATTCTCATGAATATTCGGAGTTGAGAAGACTGGTCCTTTTTACTTGAATTTCTGAACTCCTTATTTTGTTGAATAAATTTGgctaatttattttctttcataaagAGGAATAGTTATACTGGCTGTTTATAACACAAAAGATAAACA
Coding sequences within:
- the LOC122592675 gene encoding probable phytol kinase 3, chloroplastic, translating into MKSTMARAATGPMLLPEFPLAGDLCALVISTCVAVIELRIFEETAKRGLFDQKLNRKLLHLTFGPIFMLCWPLFSSGWQGAILAALVPGVNIANVLLIGLGIVKDEATVKSMSRYGDYRELIKGPMYYAITITLCCAIYWRTSPIAIAAICNLCAGDGIADIIGRRFGKKKLPYNTDKSFAGSISMAIAGFIASVWYMYYYSMFGFVEKRFGTVVGFLVVSITSAFVESHPISTKLDDNLTVPLSSVLLGTLVFS